One window of the Clostridium sp. MB40-C1 genome contains the following:
- a CDS encoding chorismate mutase, which produces MQQLEELREKIDDIDKDLTELFEKRMEIVLKVAKYKKEKNIPILNENREKEVIKKNLNYLKNEKFKEGLEKFFKDTMDISRKIQSEETFKQKNNYEEEYKEEVNSSNKPLKTACLDNIRVGFQGVKGSFSEEALLEYFGSNKNTYNVESFEDVFKAINNDDIDYGVLPIENSSTGGISDVYDFLRKYGFFIIGEKIIKVNHNLLGIPGSKLDNITEVYSHIQAFCQSSEFLKKHNDWKCIPYRNTAISAKYVKEENCKCKAAIGSKNCAEVYGLDIIEGDINYNKNNYTRFIVIGKELEYDCDCNKISIILALPHKSGALYNVLSIFAENNLNMLKIESRPIIGKPWEYYFYIDFEGNITMKNVKTALECIKTNSSYFKILGNYKLHKMD; this is translated from the coding sequence ATGCAGCAATTAGAAGAATTAAGGGAAAAAATAGATGATATAGATAAAGACTTAACAGAGCTTTTTGAGAAAAGAATGGAAATTGTACTAAAAGTAGCAAAGTATAAAAAAGAGAAAAACATACCTATTTTAAATGAAAATAGAGAGAAGGAAGTTATAAAGAAAAACTTAAATTATTTAAAGAATGAAAAATTTAAGGAAGGTTTAGAAAAATTTTTCAAGGATACTATGGATATAAGTAGAAAAATTCAAAGTGAAGAGACTTTTAAGCAGAAAAATAATTATGAAGAAGAGTATAAAGAGGAAGTAAACTCTTCTAATAAACCATTAAAAACAGCATGTTTGGATAATATAAGAGTAGGATTTCAAGGGGTTAAAGGATCTTTTAGTGAAGAGGCTCTTTTAGAGTATTTTGGTAGTAATAAGAATACATATAATGTAGAAAGTTTTGAAGATGTATTTAAGGCAATAAATAATGATGATATAGACTATGGCGTACTACCTATAGAGAATTCATCAACGGGAGGAATATCTGATGTGTATGATTTTTTGCGAAAGTATGGATTTTTTATAATAGGGGAGAAAATAATTAAAGTTAATCATAATTTACTAGGAATACCAGGGAGTAAGTTAGATAATATAACAGAAGTTTATTCGCACATTCAAGCTTTCTGTCAAAGTAGTGAATTTCTAAAAAAGCATAATGATTGGAAGTGTATACCATACAGAAATACAGCTATTAGTGCCAAGTATGTAAAAGAGGAAAATTGTAAGTGTAAAGCTGCCATAGGAAGTAAAAATTGTGCAGAAGTTTATGGATTGGATATTATAGAAGGGGATATTAATTATAATAAAAATAATTATACAAGATTTATAGTTATAGGAAAAGAGTTAGAGTACGATTGTGATTGTAATAAAATAAGCATTATACTTGCGTTGCCTCATAAATCAGGGGCCTTATATAATGTTTTAAGTATTTTTGCAGAAAACAATTTGAATATGTTAAAGATAGAATCAAGGCCTATTATAGGAAAGCCGTGGGAGTACTATTTTTATATAGATTTTGAAGGGAATATAACTATGAAAAATGTGAAGACGGCTTTAGAATGTATTAAAACTAATAGTTCTTATTTTAAAATTCTTGGAAATTATAAGCTTCATAAAATGGACTAG
- the aroC gene encoding chorismate synthase — translation MSGVWGNKIKFSIFGESHGVAIGITIDGLKPGVKLDLEEINREMKRRAPGKNKISTARNEKDEFEILSGYFNERTTGTPLCAIIRNSDKRSKDYEKIKNIMRPSHADYTGYIKYNGFNDYRGGGHFSGRITAPIVFAGAVAKQMLKGEGIVIGSHIKSIHYIEEDNFDYINIKEELLNELSHKAFPIIDDNIGLKMQDEILKAKEEKDSLGGVVECAVLNLPAGIGSPFFDSVESVLSHIIFSIPAVKGVEFGAGFEISKMKGSEVNDELYIEAGSVKTYSNNNGGILGGITNSMPLIFRVAFKPTPSIAKVQRTINIEKKENTTIEIEGRHDPCIVQRAVPVVEAVTAMGILDLISI, via the coding sequence ATGAGTGGAGTTTGGGGGAATAAAATTAAGTTCTCTATTTTTGGAGAATCTCATGGAGTTGCTATAGGTATAACTATTGATGGATTGAAACCAGGAGTAAAATTAGATTTAGAAGAAATAAATAGGGAAATGAAAAGACGTGCCCCAGGAAAAAATAAGATATCTACAGCTAGAAATGAAAAAGATGAATTTGAAATTTTAAGTGGATACTTTAATGAAAGAACCACAGGAACTCCTCTTTGTGCAATTATAAGAAATAGTGATAAACGCTCAAAAGATTATGAAAAAATAAAAAATATTATGAGACCTTCTCATGCTGATTATACAGGATATATTAAATATAATGGATTTAATGATTATAGGGGGGGAGGTCATTTCTCAGGAAGAATTACGGCACCTATAGTTTTTGCAGGGGCAGTAGCAAAACAAATGCTTAAAGGTGAAGGTATTGTAATAGGAAGTCATATAAAAAGTATACATTATATAGAGGAAGATAATTTTGATTATATAAATATTAAAGAAGAATTATTAAATGAACTTTCACATAAAGCATTTCCTATTATAGATGATAATATAGGATTAAAAATGCAGGATGAAATATTGAAAGCAAAGGAAGAAAAAGACTCATTAGGTGGAGTTGTAGAATGTGCAGTTTTAAATCTTCCAGCAGGTATAGGTTCTCCATTTTTTGATTCTGTAGAAAGTGTTTTATCACATATAATATTTTCTATTCCTGCAGTTAAGGGAGTTGAATTTGGGGCAGGCTTTGAAATCTCCAAAATGAAGGGTTCAGAAGTAAATGACGAATTATATATAGAAGCAGGAAGCGTTAAAACTTATTCTAATAATAATGGTGGAATATTAGGAGGAATTACTAACTCTATGCCCTTAATCTTTAGAGTAGCTTTTAAACCGACACCGTCTATAGCTAAAGTACAGAGGACAATAAATATAGAAAAAAAAGAAAATACCACAATTGAGATAGAAGGAAGACATGATCCTTGTATAGTGCAAAGAGCAGTTCCAGTAGTAGAAGCAGTTACAGCTATGGGCATATTAGATTTAATTTCAATATAA
- the aroA gene encoding 3-phosphoshikimate 1-carboxyvinyltransferase encodes MENVIIYPKTLTGSIKVPPSKSLAHRSVICAGLAKGESVIENIVISEDIKATSKAMQNLGVQISKQKQMEGCKEISFDIKGEDKLTLVNNTIDCNESGSTLRFLIPIALLTGEEVNFTGSGKLTSRPLNVYYDIFKEQGIVYENNNGELPLKIKGRLKPGNFSVPGNVSSQFISGLMFALPLLKEDSKIQIISNLESKGYVDLTIDMLSKFGINIENNNYKEFYIKGNQRYVSKNYRVEGDFSQAAFWLVAGSIGEKIKCKDLNCASLQGDKVIVDILNKMKANIYIDKKYIECKSSATEGVVIDASECPDLVPVLTVLAALSKGTTKIINAKRLRIKECDRLMAIASELNKIGAEVIELEDGLIINGKESLNGGKVDSWNDHRIAMAMAIASIRCKEPLIITNSEAVNKSYPQFWEDFKSLGGKIDEWSLGE; translated from the coding sequence GTGGAAAATGTTATAATTTATCCAAAAACTTTAACAGGAAGTATAAAAGTTCCACCTTCAAAGAGTTTAGCACATAGGTCAGTTATTTGTGCAGGGCTTGCAAAAGGGGAAAGTGTTATAGAAAATATAGTTATTTCAGAGGATATCAAAGCAACTTCAAAGGCTATGCAAAATTTAGGGGTGCAAATATCAAAACAGAAACAAATGGAAGGATGTAAAGAAATAAGCTTTGATATAAAGGGAGAAGATAAATTAACTCTGGTAAACAATACTATAGATTGTAATGAATCTGGCTCAACTTTAAGATTTTTAATACCGATAGCTTTACTGACAGGTGAAGAGGTTAATTTTACAGGAAGTGGGAAGCTGACTTCTAGGCCTTTAAATGTATATTATGATATTTTTAAAGAACAAGGTATAGTATATGAAAATAATAATGGAGAGCTTCCACTAAAGATAAAAGGTAGGTTAAAACCAGGAAATTTTAGCGTTCCTGGTAATGTTAGTTCCCAATTTATAAGTGGTCTTATGTTTGCCTTACCTCTTTTAAAAGAGGATTCAAAGATACAAATTATATCTAATTTAGAGTCTAAAGGATATGTAGATTTAACAATAGATATGTTAAGTAAATTTGGGATAAATATAGAAAATAATAACTATAAAGAATTTTACATAAAGGGAAATCAAAGATATGTCAGCAAAAATTATAGAGTAGAGGGAGACTTTTCACAAGCTGCTTTTTGGCTCGTTGCAGGTAGTATAGGAGAGAAAATCAAATGTAAAGATTTAAATTGTGCCTCATTACAAGGAGATAAGGTTATTGTTGATATACTAAATAAAATGAAAGCAAATATATATATAGATAAGAAGTATATAGAATGTAAGAGTTCTGCAACTGAAGGTGTAGTTATTGATGCATCTGAATGTCCAGATTTGGTTCCAGTACTTACTGTATTAGCAGCATTGAGTAAAGGAACTACTAAAATAATAAATGCTAAAAGGCTTAGGATAAAAGAATGTGATAGATTAATGGCAATAGCATCTGAACTTAACAAAATAGGCGCAGAGGTGATTGAATTAGAAGATGGGCTTATAATAAATGGAAAAGAGAGTTTAAATGGAGGAAAAGTTGATAGCTGGAATGATCATAGAATAGCTATGGCTATGGCAATAGCTTCAATAAGATGTAAAGAACCACTGATAATTACTAATAGTGAAGCTGTAAATAAGTCTTATCCTCAATTTTGGGAGGATTTTAAAAGTCTAGGAGGAAAAATAGATGAGTGGAGTTTGGGGGAATAA